Proteins from one Carassius auratus strain Wakin unplaced genomic scaffold, ASM336829v1 scaf_tig00033242, whole genome shotgun sequence genomic window:
- the LOC113081140 gene encoding CD209 antigen-like protein C, with translation MESENNNIRKNVNRSGPRAQRRHQTDGNAGNCRGSRCLVLITVCFQIICVLLLINNILLHITIRAERELMKSYESTVEELQNNYTDLLNEKIQLHFSSLNQKNTELKTRVNNLTEEKNLLKTDFEKVGSVSFFLSTELKSWSDSRQYCRDRGADLVIIKSEEKQRLITSLIKDRVWIGLSDTEQEGIMKWVDNSTLNKGFWYKEEPNDRGGNEDCIALLPEQAAQDNWNDYPCSSRRKGVCEK, from the exons ATGGAATCTGAGAACAATAATATACGAAAAAATGTTAACAGATCTGGACCTCGAGCACAGAGACGCCACCAAACAGATGGAAACGCTGGAAATTGCA GAGGAAGTAGATGTTTGGTGTTGATCACAGTGTGTTTCCAGATTatttgtgttcttctgctgatCAACAACATACTGCTGCACATCACCATCAGAGCAGAGAGAGAACTGATGAAGAGTTACGAGAGCACAGTTGAAGAGTTACAGAACAATTACACTGATCTACTGAATGAAAAAATACAGCTCCACTTCAGCTCTTTGAATCAGAAGAACACAGAGCTGAAGACCAGAGTCAACAATCTTACTGAAGAGAAAAACCTGTTAAAGACAGATTTTGAAAAGGTGGGCTCAGTTAGTTTTTTCCTATCCACTGAGTTGAAGAGCTGGTCTGACAGCAGACAGTACTGCAGGGATCGTGGAGCTGATCTGGTCATTATCAAGAGTGAAGAGAAGCAG AGGTTGATAACTTCATTAATCAAAGATAGAGTGTGGATTGGTTTGTCTGACACAGAGCAGGAGGGCATCATGAAATGGGTGGATAATTCAACACTGAATAAAGG GTTTTGGTACAAAGAAGAGCCGAATGACCGAGGTGGAAATGAGGACTGTATTGCGCTGTTGCCTGAACAAGCTGCACAGGACAACTGGAATGATTACCCTTGCTCATCGAGGAGAAAAGGTGTTTGTGAGAAATAA